One window from the genome of Microcebus murinus isolate Inina chromosome X, M.murinus_Inina_mat1.0, whole genome shotgun sequence encodes:
- the LOC109730253 gene encoding small ribosomal subunit protein eS4, X isoform-like encodes MARGPKKHLKRVAAPKHWMLDKLTGGVFAPRPSTGPHKLRECLPLIIFLRNRLKHALTGDEVKKICMQRFIKIDGKVRTDITYPAGFMDVISIDKTGENFRLIYGTKGRFAVHRITPEEAKYKLCKVRKIFVGTKGIPHLVTHDARTIRYPDPLIKVNDTIQIDLETGKITDFIKFDTGNLCMVTGGANLGRIGVITNRERHPGSFDVVHVKDANGNSFATRLSNIFVIGKGNKPWISLPRGKGIRLTIAEERDKRLAAKQSSGFNGLHVTQ; translated from the coding sequence ATGGCCCGAGGTCCCAAGAAGCATCTGAAGCGTGTAGCAGCTCCAAAGCATTGGATGCTGGATAAGCTGACCGGTGGTGTGTTTGCTCCTCGTCCATCCACCGGTCCCCACAAGCTGAGAGAGTGTCTCCCactcatcattttcctaagaaacaggcttaagCATGCCCTGACAGGAGATGAAGTGAAGAAGATCTGCATGCAGCGCTTCATTAAAATCGATGGCAAGGTCCGAACTGATATAACCTACCCTGCTGGATTTATGGATGTCATCAGCATtgacaagactggagagaatttccGTCTGATTTATGGCACCAAGGGTCGCTTTGCTGTTCATCGTATCACACCTGAGGAGGCCAAGTACAAgttgtgcaaagtgagaaaaatctttgtgggcacAAAAGGAATCCCTCACCTGGTGACTCATGATGCTCGCACCATCCGCTATCCTGATCCACTCATCAAAGTGAATGACACCATTCAGATTGATTTGGAGACTGGcaagattactgatttcatcaagtttgacactggtaacctgtgtatggtgactggaggcgctaacctgggaagaattggtgtgatcaccaacagagaaagacatcccgggtcttttgatgtggttcacgtgaaagatgccaacggcaacagctttgccactcgcctctccaacattttcgttattggcaaaggcaacaaaccatggatttctcttcctcgAGGAAAAGGTATCCGCCTCACCATTGCTGAAGAGAGGGATAAGAGACTGGCAGCCAAACAGAGCAGTGGGTTCAATGGTCTCCATGTAACAcaataa